ATGGTGTGCATTTTGGATTCCATATGGGCCACGCTCAGTCGGCCAGTTTGGACTTCTTCGAGGCCGGAGCATGGCCATTGACCATTGCAGCTCCGTCTGCAGGGGCGCCCGCACGAGTTCCGCGTGTGCTGGGAGGCAGGTACGTGCTTTTTTCCTACATTGCGGAGTCCGTCTAAATtgcctttttcgtttttcaggTATGGCTGCTGTGAAAAACATCGGATATGGCCCAGCCACAGCCAGTGCCTCCTGGC
The Drosophila virilis strain 15010-1051.87 chromosome 6, Dvir_AGI_RSII-ME, whole genome shotgun sequence DNA segment above includes these coding regions:
- the LOC138911455 gene encoding uncharacterized protein, whose product is MGHAQSASLDFFEAGAWPLTIAAPSAGAPARVPRVLGGRYGCCEKHRIWPSHSQCLLADTLLLPLPLVRQQLILERPLQSPPN